A genomic segment from Vibrio panuliri encodes:
- a CDS encoding DUF3131 domain-containing protein: MPRTLLFSLILSASLLLPFAASASDQTPAEAVSFYGQRSVAAPITESATPPEFYRRVIAPPIVQTNDLEVEASKNEQPTETPRVPLTRNELLLAKKAQHYIKTNLRKNTGLWDSVQGYSHTTMWDVGSGIAATLALEALNLKSDEEVKLELSKTLHTLKTLPLYNGILPNREYNTKTGLPSGRLSNTPTNGNGWSALDIGRLLIWLKILTQQHPEFADPVEDLLNQWQLDRAIHKGTLYGTKLYRGKEYYRQEGRHGYLQYAASGFKMFGYPLPLPDLDTYLTDVEIDNETLKIDARNVPFFTSDPYVLASLEFSSGADWNQIDTLYALHKNKSAKQGKLYSYAEDAMSKNPWFAYNNLYYYGKPWTSVSPAGKVIENPQILSHKVAFGFSVLYDDEYGEKLFQAVLNNSLHARSIPTGEYENGGLNTAFNINTNSLILVALWYKQNGRQPIYVAPLAQ, translated from the coding sequence GTGCCGCGTACTCTTTTATTTTCTCTGATTTTGAGCGCTTCCTTACTCTTGCCATTCGCCGCAAGCGCAAGTGACCAGACGCCCGCCGAAGCCGTGAGTTTTTACGGTCAGCGCAGTGTCGCCGCACCAATCACGGAATCAGCAACTCCCCCCGAGTTCTACCGCCGTGTTATTGCTCCCCCGATTGTTCAAACAAATGACCTTGAAGTAGAGGCAAGTAAGAATGAGCAACCCACTGAAACACCTCGCGTGCCATTAACGCGTAATGAGCTGCTATTAGCGAAAAAAGCACAGCATTACATCAAAACCAATCTTCGCAAAAACACCGGTCTTTGGGACTCGGTACAAGGCTATTCCCACACAACTATGTGGGATGTTGGCAGTGGAATTGCCGCCACACTAGCGCTTGAAGCATTGAACTTAAAGAGTGATGAAGAGGTTAAGTTGGAGTTAAGTAAGACACTGCATACGCTCAAAACCTTACCCTTATATAATGGGATTCTTCCTAATCGAGAGTACAACACGAAAACAGGTCTTCCATCAGGAAGACTTAGCAACACACCGACTAACGGCAACGGATGGTCGGCACTCGATATCGGACGGCTATTGATCTGGCTGAAAATTTTGACCCAGCAACATCCAGAGTTCGCCGATCCCGTAGAAGACTTGCTGAATCAATGGCAACTCGATCGAGCAATCCACAAAGGGACGCTTTACGGAACCAAACTCTATCGCGGCAAGGAGTATTACCGCCAAGAAGGACGGCATGGTTACCTACAGTACGCCGCCTCTGGCTTCAAGATGTTTGGTTACCCTCTGCCACTCCCCGATTTAGACACCTATCTCACTGATGTTGAGATTGATAACGAAACACTGAAAATTGATGCTCGCAATGTGCCTTTTTTTACCAGTGACCCGTATGTCCTAGCGAGTTTGGAGTTCAGCTCTGGTGCAGACTGGAATCAAATTGATACCCTTTATGCACTCCACAAAAACAAATCCGCTAAGCAAGGTAAGCTTTACAGTTACGCCGAGGATGCTATGAGCAAAAACCCTTGGTTCGCATACAACAATCTCTATTACTACGGAAAACCTTGGACGAGCGTCAGTCCTGCTGGAAAAGTAATTGAGAATCCACAAATTCTAAGCCACAAAGTCGCTTTTGGTTTTAGTGTGCTCTATGACGATGAGTACGGCGAAAAGCTCTTCCAAGCCGTGCTTAACAACAGTTTACACGCGCGAAGCATTCCCACTGGCGAATATGAAAACGGCGGACTCAATACCGCATTTAATATCAATACCAACTCTCTGATTTTGGTCGCGCTCTGGTACAAACAAAATGGTCGCCAACCCATATATGTTGCGCCACTGGCGCAATAA
- a CDS encoding YdcF family protein — translation MRHFRDFVHSIGFTLPPSLHFSSALLPDFHHVTKTYALDEESKGRLRDYMTHHTLYLDDFGHIDQGDFVLAFSFGDSDSTNQKLANVVDLVCHSNPKLDVCLQQEVAKHTNLSNATEISCQDYQTTFDVAQKAKLLGLGQRVVVVAQAWHAKRCIETCQSLGLDVVALRGVNHFPFDDPQPWVRNPINWVIKESHRELFSGVQVSQKYQLA, via the coding sequence ATGCGACATTTCCGTGATTTTGTACACTCAATCGGGTTTACGCTTCCTCCAAGTTTGCACTTCAGCTCAGCGCTGTTGCCAGACTTTCATCATGTAACCAAAACCTATGCGCTTGATGAGGAGTCTAAGGGGCGACTACGTGACTATATGACACACCACACCCTCTATCTCGATGATTTTGGTCACATAGATCAGGGAGACTTTGTGTTGGCATTCTCGTTTGGTGATAGTGACTCAACCAACCAAAAACTCGCCAATGTGGTTGATTTGGTTTGTCACAGCAATCCAAAATTAGATGTGTGTTTGCAGCAAGAAGTGGCAAAACATACCAATCTATCTAATGCAACTGAAATCAGTTGCCAAGATTACCAAACAACCTTTGATGTCGCGCAAAAAGCGAAATTGCTGGGGTTAGGGCAACGTGTTGTGGTTGTTGCGCAGGCGTGGCATGCCAAACGATGTATCGAGACCTGCCAATCACTAGGTTTGGATGTCGTCGCCCTGAGAGGCGTGAATCATTTTCCATTTGATGACCCGCAGCCTTGGGTGCGAAACCCGATTAATTGGGTAATTAAAGAAAGCCATCGGGAACTATTTAGTGGCGTGCAAGTCAGTCAAAAATATCAATTGGCTTAA
- a CDS encoding hybrid sensor histidine kinase/response regulator, with translation MATIKQSIRLQMLLASALIVGLVATFAAFNHYYKQLEAELRELQVSLSQSESLMLEVRRREKDFLSRVDEKYIQETLQQANALKESISQIESGFAKHQFDAQFSTQALLRSIDNYTETFNRLAQQKLAIEGNDNTGLIGELKDAWFKLEMTMLSSNDERYHQTIIDLQESTYYFFRTFNPEQLLNAQNLLFKLSFLSSQDNQTVRDAILSYQQKFSQLQQAYQTLGYNHESGLHGALRQEIHNVESQLEVMHQQIPKQIQQRLEGIDQNTHLVMLILTLCLLAILTYATWSIARLEHRLVASEANAKTSNKAKSTFLANMSHEIRTPLNGIIGMSQIIADTTLTPNQRDYLHAIDTSSQTLLMLINDILDLSKIESGHIEITAYPSDVRDAIYDTAAMIAIKATEKDVAIELNIDRETPYSVKVDEHRLRQILMNLVSNAVKFTQQGSVTIGVEATMVSGTCQMTFSVSDTGIGIDAAKLDDIFSPFKQEDSSITRNFGGTGLGLSISSQLAKLMGGELKVDSIKGEGSRFYFTIPVEVLERTPHKTTSVAEHACILCEEDKVALDLEHSLQFYGIKKVTRISNVSHSVDSDIFFLYHGESQKVLDNIEALQTLSPTTPIIMVQTMHSEEVDYEDRVDGIIKYPILGSRLISTIAQSKEALRERMLHHSAKIQQPTPTPQNCTRVLIVEDNRVNQQVVSLFLKKAQYDYDIANNGLEALNKIKQGERYQILLMDCMMPEMDGFTATQEIRSHEKLNNLPSTPIVALTASVLDQDIKRCLDVGMDDYLSKPLKKDKLYSVLDKYTQ, from the coding sequence ATGGCAACCATTAAGCAATCTATTCGGCTCCAAATGCTGTTGGCGAGCGCGCTAATCGTCGGATTAGTCGCTACATTTGCAGCCTTTAATCACTATTACAAACAGCTTGAAGCTGAACTGCGAGAGCTGCAAGTCTCCCTTTCCCAATCAGAATCTTTGATGTTAGAGGTTCGACGCAGAGAAAAAGACTTCCTTAGCCGAGTGGATGAAAAATATATCCAAGAGACATTGCAGCAGGCTAATGCTCTCAAAGAAAGCATCAGCCAAATAGAGAGCGGTTTTGCCAAACATCAGTTTGATGCCCAGTTTTCCACCCAAGCATTACTCAGATCCATTGACAACTATACCGAAACCTTTAATCGCTTAGCCCAACAAAAGCTCGCCATTGAAGGGAATGACAACACAGGGCTGATTGGAGAGCTAAAAGATGCGTGGTTTAAACTAGAGATGACCATGCTCAGCAGCAATGATGAGCGCTATCACCAAACCATCATCGATTTACAAGAGAGCACCTATTACTTCTTTCGCACATTTAATCCAGAGCAGTTACTCAACGCGCAAAACCTACTGTTCAAGCTCTCTTTTCTTTCCTCGCAAGATAACCAGACCGTGCGCGATGCGATACTCAGCTATCAACAAAAATTTAGCCAGTTGCAACAAGCCTACCAGACGCTTGGCTATAATCATGAGTCTGGTTTACATGGCGCATTGCGTCAGGAAATCCACAACGTAGAGTCACAACTGGAAGTGATGCATCAGCAAATTCCAAAGCAAATCCAGCAAAGACTAGAGGGTATCGATCAAAACACTCACTTGGTAATGTTGATACTCACATTGTGCCTTCTGGCGATTCTTACATATGCAACCTGGTCAATTGCTAGACTGGAACATCGCTTAGTGGCATCTGAAGCCAACGCCAAAACATCAAACAAGGCAAAGAGCACCTTTTTGGCCAACATGTCTCATGAGATTCGTACCCCGCTTAATGGCATTATCGGCATGTCACAAATTATTGCCGATACCACACTAACACCCAATCAACGCGATTATTTGCATGCCATTGATACTTCATCCCAAACCTTATTAATGCTAATCAACGATATACTGGATCTTTCTAAAATTGAGTCCGGTCATATCGAGATCACGGCCTATCCATCCGATGTACGTGACGCGATTTATGACACCGCAGCAATGATTGCCATCAAAGCAACGGAGAAAGACGTCGCGATTGAACTCAATATTGACCGTGAAACGCCATACAGTGTTAAGGTCGATGAGCATCGGCTACGTCAAATACTGATGAATCTAGTCTCCAATGCCGTCAAGTTCACCCAACAAGGCTCGGTGACTATCGGTGTTGAAGCCACGATGGTCAGCGGTACTTGCCAAATGACCTTCTCAGTTAGTGATACTGGCATTGGTATCGATGCGGCTAAACTTGATGATATTTTCTCCCCATTTAAGCAAGAAGACAGCTCTATCACTCGCAACTTTGGTGGAACTGGGCTAGGACTGAGTATTAGTAGCCAATTGGCAAAACTGATGGGTGGAGAACTAAAGGTGGACTCCATCAAAGGAGAAGGTAGCCGTTTCTATTTCACTATTCCAGTCGAAGTGCTGGAGCGAACGCCTCACAAAACAACCAGTGTCGCTGAACATGCATGTATTCTGTGTGAAGAAGATAAAGTTGCACTCGATCTTGAGCATTCTCTCCAGTTCTACGGCATTAAAAAAGTCACGCGAATAAGCAATGTTTCCCATAGCGTCGATTCGGATATTTTCTTTTTGTACCATGGAGAGAGCCAGAAGGTACTGGACAACATTGAAGCCTTGCAGACCCTTTCCCCCACTACCCCTATCATCATGGTACAAACCATGCATTCTGAAGAAGTCGATTATGAAGATAGAGTCGATGGAATTATCAAGTATCCTATTTTAGGATCACGCTTAATCAGTACGATTGCTCAGTCTAAAGAAGCGCTACGAGAGCGCATGTTGCATCACAGTGCCAAAATACAGCAGCCCACCCCAACACCCCAAAACTGCACTAGGGTGCTGATTGTTGAAGATAATCGAGTTAACCAGCAAGTGGTGTCGCTATTTTTGAAAAAAGCACAATATGACTATGACATCGCCAACAATGGACTGGAAGCACTCAACAAAATCAAACAAGGCGAGCGATACCAAATTTTATTGATGGACTGCATGATGCCTGAAATGGATGGTTTCACGGCGACTCAAGAAATTCGCAGCCATGAGAAGCTAAACAACCTACCTTCAACGCCAATTGTCGCTCTCACTGCCAGCGTACTAGACCAAGATATTAAGCGTTGTTTGGATGTGGGAATGGATGATTATTTATCTAAACCATTGAAAAAAGATAAATTGTATTCCGTTCTGGACAAATACACGCAGTAA
- a CDS encoding type I secretion system permease/ATPase, translating to MDLGNKNPFDAVRKEVWAALSFSLAINVLVLAVPIYSLQLFDRVMSSASIETLVALLLITLFLVTSQALLEHIRTMLMQRSALKLDATLSGDLLAKSIAASSKANRIEKLALQNLTTLRNFFVSPSTSSLLDLPFTPFFLLLLFVFHPYIGMVALVGVAIFALLAVLMMLGGRKLSAEAQETTAKVSMELNDYLRNAPTLKAMGMSENVGKSWQATNAKVLNLQWLVNSRASLLLAISRYFRTLLQVAVLTCGVYLALGQQIGIGAVIASSILIGRVLNPFESAVSGWKTWYSALKAWQNLNNAVLQAPQVNKTLLPEPKGEIQFTNVSLKFPNARKPTVQGINFKLGAGNALAVMGNSGSGKSTLAGLLMGVYQPTMGEIMIDGASIEKWDLNQFGQYIGYLPQHVGLLAGTVKQNICRFTAGDDDAVVRAAKLACIHELIMALPEGYETYIGEGGVLLSGGQKQRIGLARAIYSNPKVLVLDEPNSNLDPEGETALAIVLQYCKENQITVIMISHRPGFLRQMDWVIKLNDGKVEKAGTCEQFLGLQVESESNTKSTAKTA from the coding sequence ATGGATCTAGGGAATAAGAACCCTTTCGATGCGGTGCGAAAGGAAGTGTGGGCCGCTTTGAGTTTTAGTTTGGCTATCAACGTGCTGGTACTTGCCGTGCCGATTTACAGTTTACAACTGTTTGATCGGGTGATGAGCAGCGCCAGCATTGAGACATTGGTTGCATTACTGCTGATTACGCTGTTTCTCGTTACCTCGCAGGCTCTACTTGAACATATACGCACCATGCTGATGCAACGTTCGGCGTTAAAGCTCGATGCGACACTAAGTGGCGATCTATTGGCGAAAAGCATCGCGGCTTCCTCTAAAGCAAATCGGATTGAAAAACTCGCGCTGCAAAACTTAACCACCTTACGTAACTTTTTTGTCTCCCCTTCAACCAGCTCTCTGCTTGACTTGCCATTTACGCCATTTTTCCTACTGCTGCTGTTTGTGTTTCACCCTTATATTGGAATGGTTGCGTTAGTGGGCGTGGCAATTTTTGCCTTATTGGCGGTGCTGATGATGCTGGGGGGCAGAAAGTTGAGCGCTGAAGCGCAAGAGACGACTGCCAAAGTGAGCATGGAGTTGAATGATTACTTGCGTAATGCGCCCACACTGAAAGCGATGGGGATGAGTGAAAATGTGGGTAAATCTTGGCAAGCGACCAATGCGAAAGTGCTCAATTTGCAATGGTTGGTTAACTCACGTGCAAGCTTACTATTGGCGATCAGTCGCTATTTTCGCACCTTGCTCCAAGTCGCTGTATTGACTTGTGGTGTTTATCTGGCGTTAGGTCAACAGATTGGTATCGGAGCGGTTATTGCTAGCTCGATACTGATTGGGCGTGTACTCAATCCGTTTGAAAGTGCCGTTAGCGGGTGGAAAACCTGGTATAGCGCACTAAAAGCTTGGCAGAACCTAAACAATGCGGTGCTACAAGCTCCTCAAGTTAATAAAACACTTTTGCCGGAGCCGAAGGGCGAAATTCAGTTTACCAACGTTAGCCTTAAGTTTCCTAACGCACGCAAACCTACCGTACAGGGAATCAATTTTAAACTAGGGGCGGGGAATGCGCTGGCGGTTATGGGTAATTCCGGATCGGGCAAGTCAACGCTGGCAGGATTATTGATGGGAGTATATCAGCCGACGATGGGTGAGATTATGATTGATGGTGCCAGCATTGAAAAGTGGGACTTAAATCAATTTGGTCAGTATATCGGTTACCTTCCTCAGCATGTTGGGCTGCTTGCCGGAACGGTAAAGCAGAATATTTGTCGCTTTACCGCTGGGGATGACGATGCCGTGGTCAGAGCGGCCAAGCTGGCATGCATTCATGAGTTAATTATGGCGCTGCCAGAGGGATATGAAACTTACATAGGGGAAGGGGGCGTCTTGTTGTCGGGTGGGCAGAAGCAGCGCATTGGTTTGGCTCGTGCTATTTATTCCAACCCTAAGGTCCTTGTTCTCGATGAACCTAACTCAAACCTTGACCCAGAAGGGGAAACGGCACTGGCTATCGTGTTGCAGTACTGCAAAGAAAACCAAATTACCGTGATTATGATCAGCCATCGTCCAGGGTTTTTACGTCAAATGGATTGGGTGATCAAACTCAACGACGGCAAAGTCGAGAAAGCGGGCACTTGTGAGCAGTTCCTTGGCTTGCAGGTTGAAAGTGAGTCGAATACCAAATCTACCGCGAAGACAGCTTAG
- a CDS encoding BCCT family transporter has protein sequence MSTDNNGGIQRPDGKVNAIDTDYQIGQDNVALKVGPFGLDIHNRVFAISGMAIVLFVVLTLAFRQHVEPFFAGLRGWLTSNLDWFFLSAGNIFVLVCLILIVTPLGRVRIGGTEATPDYTYAGWLAMLFAAGMGIGLVFFGVSEPMSHFSAALNGVTMENGVRTDWSPLGGAIGDTEAASALGMAATIYHWALHPWSIYALLALGLAIFSFNKGLPLTMRSIFYPLFGERVWGWVGHVIDILAVVATVFGLATSLGYGASQAATGLNFLFGVPMTDTTQIVLIVIITALALVSVVAGLDSGVKRLSEINMGLAALLLLFVIVVGPTLAIFTGFFENIGAYLANIPALSMPFGREDVNYSQGWTAFYWAWWISWSPFVGMFIARVSRGRSVREFIVCVILIPSTVCVLWMTAFGGTAISQYVNDGYQAVFNAELPLKLFAMLDVMPLKEITSIVGIVLVVVFFITSADSGSLVIDTIAAGGKVDAPTPQRVFWCTFEGLVAIALLLGGGLAAAQAMAVTTGLPFTIVLLVATVSLIKGLMDEPRPKSKKSQKATV, from the coding sequence GTGAGCACTGACAATAATGGCGGGATTCAACGTCCCGACGGTAAAGTAAACGCTATCGATACTGATTATCAAATTGGTCAAGATAACGTTGCTTTAAAAGTAGGCCCATTTGGTCTAGACATTCACAACCGCGTTTTTGCTATCTCTGGGATGGCAATCGTACTTTTCGTGGTACTTACGTTAGCATTTAGACAACATGTTGAACCGTTTTTCGCTGGTTTACGCGGTTGGCTAACTTCAAACCTAGATTGGTTCTTCCTTTCTGCGGGTAACATTTTCGTACTAGTCTGTTTGATTCTAATTGTTACACCACTTGGTCGCGTTAGAATCGGTGGTACAGAAGCAACACCGGACTACACTTATGCTGGTTGGTTGGCAATGCTGTTTGCCGCAGGTATGGGTATCGGTCTGGTTTTCTTTGGTGTTTCAGAGCCTATGTCGCACTTTAGCGCGGCGCTAAATGGCGTCACCATGGAGAACGGTGTGCGTACTGACTGGTCACCTCTTGGTGGGGCTATCGGTGATACCGAAGCGGCTTCAGCGCTAGGTATGGCGGCGACAATCTATCACTGGGCATTACACCCATGGTCTATTTACGCATTGTTGGCACTTGGTTTAGCGATCTTCTCGTTTAACAAAGGGCTACCTTTAACCATGCGTTCAATCTTCTACCCACTGTTCGGTGAGCGAGTATGGGGTTGGGTTGGTCACGTGATTGATATCTTGGCGGTAGTTGCGACGGTATTTGGTTTGGCGACCTCACTTGGATACGGCGCATCGCAAGCGGCAACAGGTCTAAACTTCCTGTTCGGCGTGCCAATGACGGATACGACGCAAATCGTATTGATCGTAATAATCACAGCGCTCGCGCTTGTTTCTGTTGTGGCTGGCTTAGATAGCGGTGTTAAGCGCTTGTCTGAGATCAACATGGGTTTGGCGGCGTTACTATTGTTGTTTGTGATTGTTGTTGGTCCTACGCTGGCAATTTTCACTGGTTTCTTCGAAAACATCGGCGCATACCTTGCGAACATCCCTGCGCTCTCAATGCCATTTGGCCGTGAAGACGTTAACTACTCACAAGGCTGGACGGCATTCTACTGGGCATGGTGGATTTCATGGTCACCATTTGTGGGCATGTTTATCGCTCGTGTTTCTCGTGGTCGTTCAGTTCGTGAGTTTATCGTTTGTGTGATCCTTATCCCTTCGACTGTTTGTGTACTTTGGATGACGGCATTCGGTGGTACGGCGATCAGTCAATACGTGAATGATGGTTACCAAGCGGTATTTAATGCTGAATTGCCGCTGAAACTGTTTGCGATGCTAGACGTTATGCCATTGAAAGAAATTACGTCTATTGTCGGCATCGTGCTTGTCGTGGTGTTCTTTATCACTTCTGCAGACTCAGGCTCATTGGTTATCGATACTATTGCCGCTGGTGGTAAAGTGGATGCGCCAACACCTCAACGTGTATTTTGGTGTACGTTTGAAGGCTTAGTTGCGATTGCACTATTGCTAGGTGGTGGCTTAGCCGCAGCGCAAGCGATGGCTGTCACTACAGGTCTACCATTTACTATCGTGCTATTGGTAGCCACAGTCTCGTTAATCAAAGGTTTGATGGACGAGCCAAGACCAAAGTCGAAAAAATCACAGAAAGCGACAGTTTAG
- a CDS encoding HlyD family type I secretion periplasmic adaptor subunit → MEMFSTKRLIVIGTLMTLMTVGGFLVWSMSMTLSSASVAQGSLVVESKRKQIQHLQGGWVKQVFVTEGQQVAIGQPLIELSDTKADADYRRFLYRSYSLLAQQSRLIALDDERDTIDWPALLLQGEEALVIEALLRSEGVQFEQAKLRQQLLDSQYQQQQLLFEEKIKGNQFQKRAISTQRDLVQQEIAMTKGLVDKGYVSKTRMLELLRHKARIDAELAEIGLTIDVSQRELESLHQSHQRQKLELKREYSSQLKAVNDELRDVQQLIKTALDVRERIVIRSEFAGKVVGMNIASIGGVIKPGQVLMEIVPDSDELIVEAVVSPKDIDVVRTGLAARVRLTAYSARNTPPVEGHVLHVSADRVVQGGDEQATQGYLVKIRFDAQAIENLTQHHGVELYPGMLTEVLILGEERTLWDYLVSPIIVGAAKAMREV, encoded by the coding sequence ATGGAAATGTTTAGCACCAAACGTCTTATCGTTATTGGAACTCTGATGACCCTGATGACAGTGGGAGGTTTTCTCGTATGGTCGATGTCGATGACTCTAAGCTCAGCATCTGTGGCCCAAGGTAGCCTAGTGGTAGAAAGTAAACGTAAGCAAATTCAACACTTGCAAGGCGGTTGGGTAAAGCAAGTTTTTGTCACGGAAGGACAGCAAGTTGCGATAGGCCAACCGTTGATCGAGTTATCAGATACTAAGGCAGACGCCGACTACCGCCGCTTTCTTTACCGCAGCTACTCATTGCTCGCCCAGCAATCTCGCCTAATTGCTTTAGATGATGAACGTGACACGATTGATTGGCCGGCCTTGTTGTTACAAGGTGAGGAAGCGTTGGTGATAGAAGCCTTGTTACGTAGTGAAGGGGTTCAGTTTGAACAAGCGAAGCTACGTCAGCAACTGCTTGATTCCCAATATCAGCAGCAGCAATTGTTGTTTGAAGAAAAGATCAAAGGTAATCAGTTTCAAAAGCGTGCGATCAGTACCCAAAGAGACTTAGTTCAACAAGAAATAGCGATGACTAAAGGGCTGGTTGATAAGGGTTATGTTTCTAAGACGCGTATGCTTGAACTGCTTCGACATAAGGCGCGCATCGACGCTGAACTGGCAGAAATTGGTTTGACAATTGATGTCTCTCAAAGGGAGTTAGAATCGTTACATCAGAGCCATCAAAGACAAAAACTTGAGTTAAAGCGTGAGTACTCAAGCCAACTTAAAGCGGTGAATGATGAGTTAAGAGACGTACAGCAATTGATTAAAACAGCACTCGATGTTCGTGAGCGGATAGTGATCCGCAGCGAGTTTGCCGGAAAAGTTGTGGGTATGAATATCGCGAGTATTGGTGGGGTGATAAAACCCGGACAAGTGCTGATGGAAATCGTACCTGATAGTGACGAGTTAATCGTAGAAGCAGTGGTGTCACCGAAAGATATTGATGTGGTGCGCACGGGGCTCGCCGCCAGAGTAAGGTTAACTGCGTACAGTGCTCGCAATACACCGCCTGTGGAAGGGCATGTGTTGCATGTTTCTGCCGATAGGGTAGTACAAGGGGGCGATGAACAAGCAACCCAAGGTTACTTAGTTAAAATTCGTTTTGATGCTCAAGCCATCGAGAACTTAACACAGCATCACGGAGTGGAGCTTTATCCTGGAATGCTTACCGAGGTGTTGATCTTAGGTGAAGAGCGCACGTTGTGGGACTACTTGGTTAGCCCAATTATCGTTGGCGCAGCTAAAGCCATGAGGGAAGTGTAA